In a single window of the Atlantibacter hermannii genome:
- a CDS encoding ParB-like nuclease produces the protein MASDLSFPLSDLLSPLTTWLKSLPEEARIDALNQIKEALHALSPFSHQPVDCVKWVKSSQLKENNYNPNVMAAAERKLLLHSLLQDGYTQPVVATQQQGNALSLVDGAHRFRAAVKDKTLAKRLGGYIPVVVLTRNDAGRDANIASTVRHNRARGKHQIPAMSALVQELSRYGWDDKHIAEQLGMEPDEVLRLKQTAGLKEMFADRQYSQAWTVE, from the coding sequence ATGGCAAGTGATTTAAGTTTCCCGTTATCAGATCTGTTATCCCCTCTTACAACGTGGCTAAAGAGCCTGCCGGAGGAGGCGCGCATTGACGCGTTAAATCAGATCAAAGAAGCGCTGCATGCGCTCAGCCCTTTCAGTCATCAGCCGGTGGACTGCGTGAAATGGGTGAAGTCTTCGCAACTTAAAGAAAATAATTACAACCCCAATGTAATGGCGGCGGCGGAGAGAAAACTGCTGCTTCACTCACTGCTTCAGGATGGATATACGCAACCCGTGGTCGCGACGCAGCAGCAGGGCAATGCGCTAAGTCTGGTTGATGGCGCCCACCGCTTCCGGGCCGCAGTGAAAGATAAAACACTGGCGAAACGCCTTGGCGGCTACATCCCGGTGGTTGTGTTGACGAGAAATGATGCGGGTCGGGATGCCAATATTGCTTCTACGGTGCGCCATAACCGCGCGCGCGGCAAACATCAAATCCCGGCCATGTCCGCCCTCGTACAAGAACTCTCGCGGTATGGCTGGGATGATAAGCACATTGCCGAACAACTGGGTATGGAACCCGACGAGGTGCTGCGGTTAAAACAAACTGCGGGTTTGAAAGAGATGTTTGCCGACCGGCAATATTCGCAAGCCTGGACGGTGGAGTAA
- the flgL gene encoding flagellar hook-associated protein FlgL, whose protein sequence is MRISTQMMYQQNMRGVTNAQAEWLGYGEQMSTGKRVNKASDDPIAAAQAVVLSQAQAENSQYTMARTFATQKVSLETSVLSQVTTAIQTAQEKIVQAGNGTLSDDDRASLATDLQGIRDQVLNLANSTDGNGRFIFAGFKTDTAPFSGTPGNIEYHGGTEQITQKVDSARSMVIGHTGDSVFMNVTSNAVPEPTGSTQEKNLFTMFDTAIAALKTPKAGATDEEKAALDAAVDKTNRGLKNSLNNVLTVQAELGTQLAELSSLDTLGADRTLSQTQQMSNLIDADWNSVISSYVMQQAALQASYKAFTDMQGMSLFQLNR, encoded by the coding sequence ATGCGTATCAGTACTCAAATGATGTACCAACAGAATATGCGCGGTGTGACCAATGCCCAGGCGGAATGGCTGGGTTACGGCGAGCAAATGTCTACCGGCAAACGCGTCAATAAAGCCTCAGACGATCCTATCGCTGCCGCTCAGGCCGTGGTGCTTTCTCAGGCGCAGGCGGAAAACAGCCAGTACACCATGGCGCGCACGTTCGCGACCCAAAAAGTGTCGCTGGAAACCAGCGTGCTGTCTCAGGTCACCACCGCGATCCAGACCGCTCAGGAAAAAATCGTTCAGGCGGGCAACGGCACGCTGAGCGATGACGACCGCGCATCGCTGGCAACAGATTTACAGGGTATCCGCGATCAGGTGTTGAACCTGGCAAACAGCACTGACGGCAACGGACGTTTTATTTTTGCGGGCTTTAAAACCGATACCGCGCCGTTCAGCGGCACGCCGGGCAATATCGAATATCACGGCGGCACTGAGCAGATCACCCAAAAAGTGGATTCAGCCCGTAGCATGGTGATTGGCCATACCGGTGATTCCGTCTTTATGAACGTGACCAGCAATGCGGTACCGGAGCCGACAGGCAGTACCCAGGAAAAGAACTTATTTACGATGTTCGATACCGCCATTGCCGCGTTGAAAACCCCGAAAGCAGGGGCGACGGATGAAGAAAAAGCTGCCCTGGATGCTGCGGTGGATAAAACCAACCGTGGGCTGAAAAACTCGCTTAATAACGTGTTAACCGTACAGGCCGAACTGGGTACGCAACTTGCCGAGCTGTCCAGTCTGGATACGCTGGGCGCGGACCGGACGCTTAGCCAGACGCAGCAGATGAGTAACCTCATCGACGCTGACTGGAACTCAGTGATCTCCTCTTACGTGATGCAGCAGGCCGCACTACAGGCGTCTTATAAAGCATTCACCGACATGCAGGGCATGTCGCTGTTCCAGCTAAATCGCTAA
- the flgK_1 gene encoding flagellar hook-associated protein 1 gives MEVTVQDGGTYNITVGNGYTLVQGNSANRLAAVASDADPSRTTVAFVDKTAGNIEIPEKLLTSGSLGGLLTFRTQELDQTRNSLNQMALAFADAFNIQHRAGVDANGESNKDFFSFGKPEALSNARNSKPGAIFDVSFSDTSKVQASDYKVSRVGSEWQVTRLSDNSSVALTDNGDSIEFDGLKIGITGTAANNDSFVVKPVNNAIINMSVKIKDESQIAMASATGSGESDNTNGQKLLNLQNTKMVGGNKTFNDAYASVVSDVGNKTSTLKVTSTTQKNVVVQLTNQQQSISGVNLDEEYGNLQRFQQYYLANAQVLQTASTLFDALLSIR, from the coding sequence GTGGAAGTGACGGTTCAGGACGGCGGCACCTATAACATTACCGTGGGTAACGGCTACACCCTGGTACAGGGTAACAGCGCTAACCGTCTCGCAGCGGTAGCCTCGGATGCCGATCCGTCCCGTACTACGGTGGCGTTTGTGGATAAAACCGCAGGCAATATCGAAATCCCGGAAAAACTGCTGACATCCGGCTCGCTCGGTGGATTGCTGACATTCCGTACCCAGGAACTGGATCAGACCCGTAACTCACTGAATCAGATGGCGCTGGCGTTTGCCGACGCGTTTAACATCCAGCACCGTGCGGGTGTTGATGCTAATGGCGAAAGCAATAAAGATTTCTTCAGCTTCGGCAAACCTGAAGCGTTAAGCAATGCCCGTAACAGCAAACCAGGCGCAATCTTCGATGTGAGCTTCAGTGACACGTCGAAAGTGCAGGCATCCGATTATAAAGTCAGCCGCGTCGGCAGCGAGTGGCAGGTGACCCGTTTATCGGACAACAGCAGTGTCGCCCTCACTGACAATGGCGACTCTATTGAGTTTGACGGGCTGAAAATCGGTATTACCGGCACGGCGGCCAATAATGACTCCTTCGTGGTCAAACCCGTCAACAACGCCATCATCAATATGTCGGTGAAGATCAAAGACGAGTCGCAGATTGCGATGGCCAGCGCCACGGGCTCAGGTGAAAGTGATAACACCAATGGTCAGAAGCTGCTCAATCTGCAAAACACCAAAATGGTGGGCGGCAATAAGACATTTAATGACGCTTACGCCAGTGTGGTGAGCGATGTGGGTAATAAAACCAGCACCCTCAAAGTCACCAGCACCACGCAAAAAAACGTCGTGGTTCAGTTAACCAACCAGCAGCAGTCTATCTCCGGGGTTAACCTCGACGAAGAGTACGGCAACCTGCAACGTTTCCAGCAATATTACCTGGCGAATGCCCAGGTGCTTCAGACGGCGTCGACGCTGTTTGATGCGCTGCTGTCCATCCGCTAA
- the flgK_2 gene encoding flagellar hook-associated protein FlgK produces MSSSLINSAMSGLSAAQSALNTVSNNINNYNVAGYTRQTTVLSQANSTLGAGGWVGNGVTVTGVHREYDASISNQLRAAENQSSGLTTRYEQMSKIDNMLSSSTNTLSSTMQDFFKTMQTLVSNAEDPAARQALLGKAEGMVNQFRVTDQYLRDQSKEVNGSISTSVDQINTYASQIANLNDQISRLTGVGAGASPNDLLDQRDQLVSQLK; encoded by the coding sequence ATGTCCAGTAGCTTAATTAATAGCGCCATGAGCGGGCTGTCAGCCGCTCAGTCGGCACTGAATACTGTCAGCAACAACATCAACAATTATAATGTTGCGGGCTATACCCGTCAGACGACGGTGCTTTCTCAGGCCAACAGTACACTGGGTGCCGGTGGATGGGTGGGCAATGGCGTCACCGTTACCGGCGTCCATCGTGAATATGACGCTTCTATTTCCAATCAGTTACGCGCCGCTGAGAACCAGAGCAGCGGTCTGACGACCCGCTATGAGCAGATGTCGAAAATCGACAATATGCTCTCCAGCAGCACCAATACGCTCTCCTCGACCATGCAGGATTTCTTCAAGACCATGCAGACGCTGGTCAGCAATGCGGAAGATCCTGCTGCACGTCAGGCGTTGTTGGGCAAAGCGGAAGGCATGGTTAACCAGTTCCGCGTGACCGATCAGTATCTGCGCGATCAGAGCAAAGAAGTGAACGGGTCGATTAGCACCAGCGTCGATCAAATCAATACCTATGCCAGTCAGATCGCCAATCTCAACGACCAGATTTCCCGTTTGACCGGGGTAGGCGCGGGCGCATCGCCAAACGACCTGCTCGATCAACGCGATCAGTTAGTGAGCCAGCTGAAATAA
- the flgJ gene encoding Muramidase (flagellum-specific): MLNDTKLLSSAAWDANSLNDLKAKAGHDPKANIKAVAQQVEGMFVQMMLKSMREALPKDGMFSSDQTRLYTSMYDQQIAQHMSAGKGLGLAEAMVKQMSSESQEPSETTDKVPLKFDLETINRYQVQTLAQTVRQAVPRPASEPPQTSQDGPLTGDSKDFLAALSLPAKLASEQSGVPHHLILAQAALESGWGQRQILKANGEPSFNLFGIKASPGWKGEVAEVTTTEYENGEAIKVKAKFRAYGSYLEALSDYVSFLTRNPRYAAVTSAATAEQGATALQNAGYATDPNYARKLTSMIGQLKAMSEKVSKAYSNDISTLF; encoded by the coding sequence ATGCTGAACGACACCAAACTGCTCTCCAGCGCCGCATGGGACGCGAACTCGCTGAACGATTTAAAAGCCAAAGCGGGACATGACCCTAAGGCCAACATCAAAGCGGTGGCCCAGCAGGTCGAAGGCATGTTTGTCCAGATGATGCTGAAAAGCATGCGCGAAGCGCTGCCGAAAGATGGCATGTTCAGCAGCGATCAGACGCGGCTTTACACCAGTATGTATGACCAGCAAATTGCCCAGCATATGTCGGCGGGCAAAGGGCTGGGGCTGGCGGAAGCGATGGTGAAACAGATGAGCAGCGAATCCCAGGAGCCGTCGGAAACGACGGACAAGGTGCCGCTGAAGTTCGATCTGGAAACCATCAACCGCTACCAGGTTCAAACGCTGGCACAAACGGTGCGCCAGGCAGTGCCTCGCCCGGCGTCTGAACCGCCTCAAACCTCTCAGGATGGGCCGCTTACCGGAGACAGTAAAGACTTCCTGGCGGCGCTGTCGTTACCGGCAAAACTGGCCAGTGAGCAAAGCGGTGTTCCCCATCACCTTATTCTGGCGCAGGCGGCGCTGGAATCGGGATGGGGACAGCGCCAGATCCTGAAAGCGAACGGCGAACCGAGCTTTAACCTGTTCGGTATTAAAGCCAGCCCGGGGTGGAAAGGCGAAGTGGCGGAAGTGACCACCACGGAATACGAAAACGGCGAAGCGATAAAAGTGAAGGCCAAATTCCGTGCGTATGGTTCCTATCTGGAGGCGCTGTCGGACTACGTCAGTTTCCTGACCCGCAATCCGCGTTATGCCGCCGTCACCAGCGCGGCAACGGCGGAGCAGGGGGCGACAGCGTTGCAGAACGCTGGCTACGCCACCGATCCCAATTACGCCCGTAAGCTGACGTCGATGATTGGTCAGCTTAAAGCCATGAGCGAGAAAGTGTCGAAAGCCTACAGCAACGATATTTCTACTTTGTTCTGA
- the flgI gene encoding flagellar P-ring protein, with amino-acid sequence MLKSLLTIALVLVASFAQADRIRDLTSVQGVRENSLIGYGLVVGLDGTGDQTTQTPFTTQSLNNMLSQLGITVPPGTNMQLKNVAAVMVTASFPAFARQGQNIDVVVSSMGNAKSLRGGTLLMTPLKGVDNQVYALAQGNILVGGAGASAGGSSVQVNQLNGGRITNGAVIERELPSQFGSSNTLNLQLNNEDFTLAQQITDTINRARGYGSATALDSRTIQVRVPTGGSSQVRFLADIQNLEVNVAPQDARVIINSRTGSVVMNREVTLDSCAVAQGNLSVTVNRQADVSQPDTPFAGGQTVVTPQTQIDMRQSGGSLQSVRSSANLNNVVRALNALGATPMDLMSILQSMQTAGCLRAKIEII; translated from the coding sequence ATGTTGAAATCACTCCTCACAATCGCGTTGGTGCTGGTGGCGTCTTTCGCCCAGGCCGACCGTATTCGTGACCTCACGAGCGTACAGGGCGTACGAGAAAACTCATTAATCGGTTATGGCCTGGTGGTCGGGCTTGATGGCACGGGTGACCAGACGACCCAGACGCCGTTTACCACCCAGAGCCTTAACAACATGCTGTCCCAGTTAGGCATTACCGTGCCGCCCGGGACCAACATGCAGCTGAAAAACGTCGCAGCGGTAATGGTGACGGCCAGCTTCCCGGCGTTTGCCCGCCAGGGGCAGAACATTGACGTCGTGGTCTCTTCCATGGGTAACGCCAAAAGTCTGCGTGGCGGCACACTGCTGATGACGCCGCTGAAAGGCGTGGATAACCAGGTGTATGCGCTGGCGCAAGGCAATATTCTGGTCGGCGGCGCAGGCGCGTCGGCGGGCGGCAGTAGCGTTCAGGTCAACCAGTTGAACGGCGGTCGTATCACGAACGGTGCGGTGATAGAGCGTGAGCTGCCAAGCCAGTTCGGCAGCAGTAATACGCTGAATCTTCAGCTGAATAATGAAGACTTCACCCTGGCGCAGCAAATTACCGACACCATCAACCGGGCTCGCGGCTATGGCAGCGCTACCGCGCTGGACTCCCGCACGATTCAGGTACGGGTGCCCACCGGCGGCAGTTCCCAGGTGCGTTTCCTGGCGGATATCCAGAACCTGGAAGTTAACGTTGCGCCGCAGGATGCCCGGGTCATTATCAACTCGCGTACTGGTTCGGTGGTGATGAACCGGGAAGTGACGCTGGATAGCTGCGCCGTCGCGCAGGGCAACCTGTCGGTGACGGTGAATCGCCAGGCCGATGTGAGCCAGCCGGATACGCCATTTGCGGGTGGGCAAACGGTGGTAACGCCGCAAACCCAAATCGACATGCGCCAGAGCGGCGGGTCGCTGCAAAGCGTGCGTTCCAGCGCCAACCTGAACAACGTGGTGCGTGCGCTTAATGCGCTGGGTGCGACGCCGATGGATTTGATGTCGATTTTGCAGTCGATGCAAACCGCGGGCTGCCTGCGCGCCAAAATAGAAATCATTTAG